Proteins encoded by one window of Salmonirosea aquatica:
- the mnmD gene encoding tRNA (5-methylaminomethyl-2-thiouridine)(34)-methyltransferase MnmD: protein MDSLPSRLFLTEDGSHTLYDPGFDQHYHSIHGSLQESRRIFIELGIDPFLDKADEIRIFEMGLGTGLNALLTWQWAEQHRKPVEYVGIEAYPISDAEAEQLNYGALVGQDGLASVHQAAWGTPIHLSPYFTLVKHQTLLQHFSAEGTLFDVIYYDAFAPRVQPELWTAETFAQVAAFTKTGGYLVTYCAKSDVQRALRSAGFRVEKHPGPWGKRHVLRGVKE from the coding sequence ATGGACTCACTACCTTCCCGCCTGTTCCTGACGGAAGACGGCTCTCATACGCTATACGACCCGGGTTTCGATCAGCACTACCACTCCATCCACGGTTCTTTGCAGGAATCGCGCCGCATTTTTATCGAGCTGGGGATCGACCCTTTTCTGGATAAAGCCGACGAAATACGGATATTTGAAATGGGCCTGGGTACCGGGCTGAATGCCCTGCTGACCTGGCAATGGGCCGAGCAGCATCGTAAACCGGTGGAGTATGTCGGAATCGAAGCCTACCCGATTTCTGATGCAGAAGCCGAACAACTCAACTACGGAGCTCTCGTCGGCCAGGACGGCCTGGCCAGCGTCCATCAGGCCGCCTGGGGTACCCCAATCCATCTGTCGCCCTACTTTACGCTGGTCAAACACCAAACTTTATTGCAGCACTTTTCTGCGGAAGGTACCCTGTTCGATGTCATCTATTATGATGCGTTTGCGCCCAGGGTTCAACCCGAACTCTGGACCGCGGAGACATTCGCGCAGGTGGCGGCTTTTACCAAAACAGGGGGGTACCTTGTTACTTATTGCGCCAAAAGCGACGTGCAGCGCGCCCTGCGCAGCGCGGGCTTCCGGGTCGAGAAGCATCCCGGGCCGTGGGGGAAACGGCACGTACTGCGGGGTGTCAAAGAATGA
- a CDS encoding glycoside hydrolase family 3 N-terminal domain-containing protein produces the protein MKNWFGRLYRSKFIKIALGLIIALIVSSVVAPAWILPESIPFLPISRPVPGAPAKPASKPRKYYKPVEVLSENAWADSTLRTLSLDEKIGQFFMIATFSNRNESYYQSVDRLIRDYHLGGLIFFQGGPYRQAVLTNRYQAQSKVPLFIGIDGEWGLGMRLDSTMIFPKQMVLGAIRDDSLIYRMGDEIGQHCRRLGIHINFAPVSDINSNPDNPVIGFRSFGEDRDNVTRKATAYMKGLQRNHVIATAKHFPGHGDTDADSHYTLPVVTHSSDQLRDIDLYPYRRLIADSLMGVLTGHLYVPVLDNTPQLATSLSEKVVTGLLRNQMGFRGLVFTDAMNMRGVLKTGKAPDVNLKALMAGNDILLYPESVAETIRRIKEAVEQGTISEKFIDEKVGRILKGKYWAGLGNKQPIDLKNLYQDLNNEESQELARELSEASVTVVRNDGNLIPFGSLETTKVASVTIGAGPGTAFQKMMSHYAPIRHLIFEDKPNSEQEITEMLTYLEPYDAVVVGVHGISNSPRRRHGISNGTVDFVTRLKGQGKKVALCLFGSPYSIKFFPPTDALLCANEDNETTEQVTSQILFGALPARGSLPVSVGGYLSGAFAETTVLDRMSYGTPESVGMNGIMLRKIDDVVADAIGQQVFPGCELVVARKGKIVYSKAYGTLNYRTGERVTPETLYDVASVTKVSATLQAVMWLYDQKKLDLDQKASVYLSELKGTNKQNFTIRDLLLHRAGLVSFYPTLWGKTMTGGGGLLPEYYSSVQDSSYYLQVAPKLFARPMLRDSVWKWVIASPLSNRRDRSGRYAYVYSDLGFLTLQKVVERLTGQPLDIFVHKTFYEPLGLSALGFNPLRRFPAERIAPTEQDYRFRSQLLQGTVHDQMAAIQGGVSGHAGLFGTATDLATLMQMDLWKGKYGGRQYFQPGTVPAFTRLADEASHRGLGWDKVPASGNSSYVSDRASANSFGHTGFTGAMVWTDPDEELIFVFLSNRVHPDPENKGISTHRTRRKIHDIIYESLIQS, from the coding sequence ATGAAAAATTGGTTTGGCCGGTTGTATCGCTCGAAGTTTATTAAAATAGCGTTGGGTTTAATTATAGCCCTGATAGTGAGCTCAGTAGTAGCACCAGCCTGGATACTACCCGAATCCATTCCCTTTCTGCCGATTAGCAGGCCCGTACCGGGAGCACCGGCCAAACCCGCCTCAAAACCCCGGAAATACTACAAGCCGGTAGAGGTACTTTCTGAAAATGCCTGGGCGGACAGTACGCTCCGCACGCTTTCTCTCGACGAAAAGATCGGCCAGTTTTTCATGATCGCCACCTTTTCCAACCGCAATGAATCGTACTACCAGTCGGTCGACCGGCTTATCCGCGACTACCACTTGGGCGGACTCATTTTCTTTCAGGGCGGACCTTACCGCCAGGCGGTGCTGACCAACCGTTACCAAGCTCAGTCCAAGGTACCCTTGTTCATCGGCATTGACGGCGAATGGGGCCTGGGCATGCGGCTGGACAGTACCATGATTTTTCCCAAACAAATGGTGCTGGGGGCTATTCGCGACGACAGCCTGATTTACCGCATGGGCGACGAAATCGGACAGCACTGCCGCCGATTGGGCATTCACATCAACTTTGCTCCTGTGTCGGATATCAACAGCAACCCCGACAATCCGGTCATAGGTTTTCGTTCGTTTGGTGAAGACCGTGACAACGTGACGCGCAAGGCCACGGCCTACATGAAAGGGCTACAACGCAACCATGTGATCGCCACGGCCAAGCATTTTCCCGGCCACGGCGACACCGATGCCGACTCGCATTACACATTGCCCGTTGTGACCCATTCGTCGGACCAGTTGCGCGACATCGACCTGTACCCTTACCGTCGGCTGATCGCCGATAGCCTGATGGGCGTGCTGACGGGGCATCTGTACGTTCCGGTATTGGACAATACGCCTCAGCTAGCTACCTCACTTTCCGAAAAAGTAGTTACGGGTCTGTTACGTAACCAAATGGGTTTCCGCGGACTGGTCTTTACCGACGCTATGAACATGCGCGGCGTTCTCAAAACAGGTAAGGCCCCCGACGTGAACCTGAAGGCGCTGATGGCTGGGAACGACATTCTGCTCTATCCCGAAAGCGTGGCCGAAACCATCCGGCGCATTAAGGAGGCCGTGGAACAAGGTACCATTTCCGAAAAATTCATCGATGAAAAAGTAGGCCGGATCCTAAAGGGCAAGTACTGGGCAGGTCTGGGCAATAAGCAGCCGATCGACCTGAAGAACCTATACCAGGATTTAAATAACGAGGAAAGTCAGGAACTGGCCCGCGAACTGAGTGAAGCCTCCGTAACGGTGGTGCGCAACGACGGCAACCTGATTCCCTTCGGTTCGTTAGAAACGACCAAGGTAGCATCCGTCACCATCGGGGCGGGACCAGGTACGGCCTTCCAGAAAATGATGAGTCACTACGCCCCGATACGGCATCTGATTTTTGAGGACAAGCCTAATAGCGAACAAGAAATCACTGAGATGCTGACTTACCTGGAGCCTTATGATGCCGTAGTGGTAGGTGTGCACGGAATCAGCAACTCGCCTCGCCGCCGTCATGGTATCTCCAATGGTACGGTCGATTTCGTCACCCGACTTAAAGGCCAGGGCAAGAAAGTAGCCTTGTGCCTGTTCGGCTCACCTTATAGCATCAAGTTTTTCCCGCCGACGGATGCCCTGCTTTGCGCCAATGAAGACAATGAAACCACCGAGCAAGTCACCTCGCAGATTCTGTTCGGTGCGCTACCCGCGCGGGGTAGCCTGCCCGTATCGGTAGGGGGGTACCTTTCCGGTGCCTTTGCCGAAACAACCGTACTGGATCGCATGAGTTATGGTACACCCGAAAGCGTGGGCATGAATGGGATCATGCTGCGCAAAATTGACGATGTCGTAGCCGATGCCATCGGCCAACAGGTATTTCCAGGCTGTGAACTGGTGGTAGCCCGCAAGGGAAAAATCGTGTATTCCAAGGCTTACGGTACCCTCAACTACCGGACGGGGGAGCGCGTAACGCCCGAAACGCTGTATGATGTGGCCTCGGTCACCAAGGTGTCGGCCACGCTACAAGCGGTTATGTGGCTCTATGATCAGAAGAAACTTGATCTGGATCAGAAGGCATCCGTTTATCTATCCGAACTGAAAGGTACCAACAAGCAGAACTTCACCATACGCGACCTGCTCCTCCATCGCGCGGGGCTGGTTTCTTTTTATCCCACACTCTGGGGAAAAACCATGACAGGGGGTGGAGGCCTGCTGCCCGAATATTACAGCTCCGTGCAGGATAGCTCCTATTATCTGCAAGTGGCCCCCAAGCTATTCGCCCGACCTATGCTCCGCGATTCGGTGTGGAAGTGGGTCATCGCATCGCCCCTCAGCAACCGCCGCGACCGCTCCGGTCGGTACGCCTATGTGTACAGTGATTTGGGTTTCCTTACCTTACAAAAAGTAGTGGAACGGTTGACCGGACAGCCGCTGGATATTTTCGTTCACAAAACGTTTTATGAGCCCCTGGGCTTATCCGCGCTGGGATTCAATCCGCTGCGCCGATTCCCCGCCGAGCGCATCGCCCCCACCGAGCAGGATTATCGCTTCCGCAGTCAGTTGCTGCAAGGTACCGTACACGACCAGATGGCCGCCATTCAGGGGGGCGTATCGGGGCATGCCGGATTATTCGGCACGGCTACCGACCTGGCCACGCTGATGCAGATGGACCTGTGGAAAGGCAAATACGGAGGCAGGCAGTATTTCCAGCCCGGTACGGTGCCTGCTTTCACGCGCCTGGCCGACGAGGCGAGCCATCGCGGGCTGGGTTGGGACAAAGTACCCGCTTCGGGCAACAGTTCGTATGTTTCAGATCGGGCATCGGCCAATTCATTCGGCCATACGGGTTTTACGGGGGCAATGGTCTGGACGGATCCCGATGAAGAATTGATTTTCGTGTTCTTATCCAACCGCGTTCATCCCGATCCGGAAAACAAAGGGATTTCTACGCACCGCACCCGCCGAAAAATCCACGATATTATTTACGAATCTCTCATTCAGTCCTAG
- the tpiA gene encoding triose-phosphate isomerase, whose product MRKKIVAGNWKMNKTLDEALALTSEVVNMIKDEVTGDVEVVLCVPSLYLTTLNKYVDNAAKVSLGAQNCHEKASGAFTGEISAPMLKSAGVPYVIIGHSERRQYFAETNVQLAAKVDIALENGLTPIFCCGESLDQRQNEDYIGFVKNQLTESLFHLSAEQLASVVIAYEPIWAIGTGLTASAEQAQEMHAALRAHLSEKYGQEVADGISILYGGSVGAANAAELFAGADVDGGLVGGASLKSRDFTEIVKARQ is encoded by the coding sequence ATGCGTAAGAAAATAGTAGCCGGCAACTGGAAAATGAACAAAACCCTCGACGAAGCCCTTGCGCTGACGTCGGAAGTGGTAAACATGATCAAAGACGAAGTGACTGGCGACGTGGAAGTGGTGCTGTGCGTACCTTCCCTATACCTGACCACCCTGAACAAATACGTCGACAACGCGGCCAAAGTGTCGCTGGGCGCGCAGAATTGCCACGAAAAGGCCTCCGGTGCCTTCACGGGTGAAATCTCAGCTCCCATGCTGAAATCCGCTGGGGTACCCTACGTCATCATCGGGCACAGCGAGCGGCGGCAGTACTTCGCCGAAACCAACGTACAGCTAGCCGCCAAGGTGGATATCGCTCTTGAAAACGGCCTGACGCCGATTTTCTGTTGCGGCGAATCGCTGGATCAGCGTCAGAATGAAGACTATATCGGCTTCGTCAAAAACCAACTCACCGAAAGCCTGTTCCATCTCAGTGCCGAACAACTGGCCTCGGTCGTAATCGCATATGAGCCTATTTGGGCCATCGGTACCGGCCTGACAGCCAGCGCGGAGCAGGCTCAGGAAATGCATGCCGCCCTGCGGGCACATCTTTCCGAAAAGTATGGCCAGGAAGTGGCTGACGGCATTTCGATTTTGTACGGAGGCAGCGTAGGCGCGGCCAATGCCGCGGAGCTGTTTGCCGGAGCCGATGTAGACGGCGGACTTGTAGGTGGCGCTTCGCTCAAATCGCGCGACTTTACCGAAATCGTGAAGGCGCGTCAGTAA
- a CDS encoding aspartyl protease family protein: MKRSGTYILLVFGLILSGFLRVAAQRAWEPEDKFGFFLEGNRKVTRIPFEFHSNLIIVPVQINGSDTLHFILDTGVSTTLVTDPKVLAGQHLQLTRPVVLAGAGEGENVTAHVALDNSLSMNRMKAKHQNMLVLDEDFLHLSEYVGLPVHGIFGYEVFNNFVVTIDFNRKELILEKPGRYKYRKRKGEQYPITIEDTKPFTNAVALFADGREHPIRVIIDTGAGHALLLDQNADNKIQLPEKVIHTQLGRGLNGVINGNLGRIARIKFGRFELDNIVASFPDSTSFGSKLPDRYERQGNVGCELLRRFRVTMNYHDRYMVLKPVKRRLRESFEHDMSGLEIKAAGNGYKNYFVNAVSKDSPAKLAGLAEGDQILFINDHAAEDLNVSEIYKMLQRGDGKPIELLVKREGKIFFARFVLQRMI, encoded by the coding sequence ATGAAGAGAAGTGGTACCTATATACTTCTGGTGTTTGGACTAATACTGAGTGGTTTTCTCCGCGTAGCTGCCCAGCGTGCGTGGGAGCCCGAAGATAAGTTCGGTTTTTTCCTGGAAGGAAACCGGAAAGTGACGCGCATCCCCTTTGAATTCCATTCCAACCTGATTATTGTTCCAGTTCAGATCAATGGATCTGATACGCTGCATTTTATCCTGGATACTGGCGTTAGTACCACCCTCGTTACCGATCCCAAGGTGCTGGCCGGGCAGCATCTCCAGCTCACCCGTCCGGTAGTGCTGGCCGGAGCAGGCGAAGGCGAGAACGTGACGGCGCATGTAGCGCTGGACAACTCCCTGTCGATGAACCGGATGAAGGCTAAGCACCAGAATATGCTGGTGCTGGATGAGGATTTCCTGCATTTGTCGGAGTACGTAGGTCTGCCCGTCCACGGCATTTTTGGCTACGAGGTGTTCAACAACTTTGTGGTAACTATCGATTTCAATCGCAAGGAACTGATCCTGGAGAAGCCGGGCCGTTACAAGTACCGGAAACGGAAAGGAGAGCAATACCCGATCACCATCGAAGATACCAAACCCTTCACCAATGCCGTGGCGCTGTTTGCCGACGGGCGTGAGCACCCCATCCGGGTCATCATCGATACGGGCGCGGGCCACGCGTTGTTGCTGGACCAGAATGCTGACAATAAAATTCAGCTTCCCGAAAAAGTAATCCACACCCAGCTGGGCCGGGGATTGAATGGCGTCATAAATGGCAACCTGGGCCGAATCGCCCGGATCAAATTTGGCCGTTTCGAACTCGACAACATCGTGGCGTCCTTTCCTGATAGTACCTCTTTTGGCTCCAAACTCCCCGACCGCTACGAGCGGCAGGGCAATGTGGGCTGCGAATTGCTGCGCCGCTTCCGGGTGACCATGAACTACCATGATCGGTACATGGTGCTGAAACCCGTCAAACGCCGGCTGCGTGAATCGTTCGAACACGACATGAGCGGGCTTGAGATCAAAGCCGCGGGGAATGGCTATAAGAATTACTTCGTCAATGCCGTGAGCAAGGATTCTCCCGCTAAGTTGGCCGGTCTTGCCGAGGGTGACCAAATCTTGTTCATCAACGACCATGCGGCCGAGGACCTCAATGTGAGCGAAATCTACAAAATGCTGCAAAGGGGCGACGGAAAGCCCATCGAGCTGTTGGTGAAGCGCGAGGGCAAAATATTTTTTGCCCGCTTTGTGCTGCAGCGAATGATTTGA
- a CDS encoding rhodanese-like domain-containing protein codes for MTKKSWILTYFLVLSLFTTSFGQITSGTYRAVLKTLYKNDVPLISCEEASKLTSARFLDTRAYPEFKVSHISEARWVGYEEFSLDKVKDIDKGTPIVVYCSVGVRSEKVGRKLIEAGFTQVQNLYGSLFEWVNQGYPIVDMTGQPTQKVHAYSPAWGVWLNKGEKVYE; via the coding sequence ATGACGAAAAAATCATGGATTCTTACCTACTTTCTGGTGCTTAGTCTTTTTACTACCTCGTTCGGGCAAATCACAAGCGGAACGTACCGGGCCGTCCTCAAAACCCTCTATAAGAACGATGTTCCGCTGATCAGTTGCGAAGAGGCTTCAAAATTGACATCCGCGCGATTTTTGGACACCCGAGCATACCCGGAGTTTAAAGTGAGCCACATTTCCGAGGCACGGTGGGTAGGGTACGAAGAGTTTTCGTTGGACAAAGTGAAGGACATTGACAAAGGTACCCCCATCGTGGTATACTGCTCGGTGGGGGTACGGAGCGAGAAGGTAGGCAGGAAACTGATCGAAGCGGGATTCACCCAGGTGCAGAACCTGTACGGCAGTCTGTTCGAGTGGGTAAATCAAGGGTACCCCATCGTGGACATGACGGGACAGCCCACCCAAAAGGTACATGCTTACTCCCCCGCCTGGGGCGTGTGGCTCAATAAAGGAGAAAAGGTTTACGAATAA